The Toxotes jaculatrix isolate fToxJac2 chromosome 21, fToxJac2.pri, whole genome shotgun sequence genome includes a region encoding these proteins:
- the si:ch73-256g18.2 gene encoding small integral membrane protein 36 isoform X2, with the protein MGFMEFYLEIDPVTLNLIILVASYVILLLVFLISCILYDCRGKDPTKEYAPDNTPAPPSQSPIRLVVMQNSPTSSRYEPNNTAGHSELQTPDLSRDRGEREREREREREKRSTLV; encoded by the coding sequence ATGGGTTTCATGGAATTCTACCTGGAGATTGACCCCGTCACCCTGAACCTCATCATCTTGGTCGCCAGCTATGTCATCCTGCTCCTGGTCTTCCTCATCTCCTGCATCCTGTACGACTGCCGGGGCAAAGACCCCACCAAGGAGTACGCGCCCGACAACACGCCGGCGCCGCCCAGTCAGTCGCCCATACGTCTGGTGGTCATGCAGAACTCGCCCACGTCGTCCCGCTATGAGCCCAACAACACGGCGGGCCACAGTGAGCTGCAGACGCCGGACCTGAGCCgggacagaggggagagggagcgggagagagagagggagagggagaagaggagtaCTCTggtctga